Below is a window of Sulfurisphaera ohwakuensis DNA.
TTAAGTAATAAGTTTATAAAAATAGGTATAATTAGGGCGGCTGAATATCCATTTATTATACCTTTTGTAAAAGCGCTTAAAGAAAGAGGGTTTTTTGTTGATATTCTAATTTATGATAATGGACTAAGCTTAACTAAAGATCTAGTAGAAGGTAAGATAAATATTGGATTTTCACCTGTAGTAACACAATTAATTTTTAAGAAAATATTTAATAATTTTGATATTATAGGAGGTGGGGCTAAAGGAGGAGGTGGAATAATTGGTGAATCTCTTTGTGACAGAGTCGGCTCCACAACTATGTCTAGTATGGAAATATGGTCATTACTATATAATCCAGATTTAAATTTGCAAAGTTATGATTCTCCAGAATCTATGGTGACTGATCTTGAAAATCATAAAATTAACGCTATATCTATTTGGGAACCTTACTTTACTATTTTAATTCGCAAGGGTTACCCCATTTTACATACATTTGAACCTTTACATTGTTGTACATTAGCTGTAAGAAATGAACTTGATAAGGACTTAATAAAAAAGGTCTATGAAGAATCTTTCACATCATTTTTATTTCAAAAAGATAGATGGGTGATAGATTATGCTAATTTATTAGGTATTAACTATTCTATCCTTTCAGATTCAGTAAAAAATTATGTTTTCGATTACTATTTAGATTTAAATGAAATAAGAAGAAACTTGAGAAAAATTGGAATCTTAGGCATCTAAATAGTAATATAACTCCATAGGATGAGGATACTGTTGCATAGTTTTTGCTTCGTCTCTCTTTAGATCAATATATGTATTTAATATTGATGAATTAAATACTGGTTTCAAGAACTCACTGTCGCTTTCTAACTCATCTAATGCTTCATCTAATGATCTAGGTAATTCCTTAATTTTTAATTGTTTTTTCCTCTCTTCGCTCATATGATATACATTTTCATCAACAGGGTCACCAGGATCAATCTTTTTCTTTATTCCATCTAAAGCAGCCATTAGTATTGCGGCAAATGCCAAATAGGGGTTACATGAGGGATCTGGTGGTCTATATTCTAATCTCTTTGCTTTTTCCATTCCCCTATAATATGATGGTATTCTAATTGCTGCACTTCTGTTGGATCTACTCCACACTAGATATACTGGTGCCTCATAACCTGGGATTAATCTTCTATAACTGTTTGTAGTTGGCGATACTATTGCTGATAATGCTCTACCATGTTCTAGTATTCCCCCTACTATATATCTACCTATTTGACTTAACTCTGCATATTCATCGTTAGGATCGTACATTAGATTCTTTCCATCTTTTGTCCATAAGCTAAAATGCGTATGCAT
It encodes the following:
- a CDS encoding MarR family transcriptional regulator, which encodes MSDSKSRIIEILKKFGELPQSELVRISGLSKSRLSEILSELEKQGLIERKKSLGKNLSVKLSNKFIKIGIIRAAEYPFIIPFVKALKERGFFVDILIYDNGLSLTKDLVEGKINIGFSPVVTQLIFKKIFNNFDIIGGGAKGGGGIIGESLCDRVGSTTMSSMEIWSLLYNPDLNLQSYDSPESMVTDLENHKINAISIWEPYFTILIRKGYPILHTFEPLHCCTLAVRNELDKDLIKKVYEESFTSFLFQKDRWVIDYANLLGINYSILSDSVKNYVFDYYLDLNEIRRNLRKIGILGI